GCCTATCAATTGATTAAAAATATTCGTAGACAAGATAACGAAGTGGCTATTCAGGTTTTTACTGGCGATAACGGTGATGAATATAACAAGCCCGATTTAAGTCATGTATTTACTAAAAAGCAAGATGCAGATGCCCTAGTACTTCAATCTGGAGCTGCATTTGCAAAGCAATACAAGGTCAGCTTATTTGCTAATACTTGGGTTGATGACATTGATACCCAAGCACAAAGTATTTTCGTTAATGGGCAAGCATACCCATATTCGAAACTGGTTTTCGCTACAGGCGCCAGCGCTTTTGTACCGCCAGTGTTAGGTGATGGCGCAGGAAAAGTGCTGACGTTAAATAGCCTTGCAGAATATAAACGATCTCAGGAGCAGATTAACTCAGCTAATGCTGTGTTGATTATGGGGGGAGGACTTATTGGTATTGAGCTTGCGATGGATTTACAAGCCAGTGGTAAGCAAGTGGTTGTAGTTGAACCCAATGGCAGAATATTGGCTAATGTCGCCCCTGATTTTGTTGCACTCAAACTTGAGCAGCAGCTACTGAGTGGTGGAGTGAGATTATCGTTAAATGATGCGGTTACCACTGTTCAGCTACAAGGCTATCTATCTGGCTCGAACAAACTGAATGTGGTGACTAAAACGGGTAAACAGTTTCAGGTTGATTGCGTGATATCTGCAGCAGGGCTTAGACCTAACACTCAGTTAGCTAAGCAAGCTGGTGTCGATGTTAATCGCGGCATTATGGTCAATAGCCAATTGATGACCTCAGATAGTCAGGTTTATGCTTTAGGTGATTGTGCGGAAATAAACGGCAAAGTCATGGCTTACTTACAACCGATAGTACTTAGCGCCAATGTCCTCGCTAAACAGCTTTTAGGACAAGAGTCTGAACTTAAATTACCGCCAATGATGGTGAAAGTGAAAACACCTTCATATCCGATTCAAGTGGGTGGTCAATTTAGTACTGATTCTGCTTGGAAGGTCAACTTTAATCAACAAAGTGTCAGTGCTGAAGCCTTTGATGAAAATGACAATATGACAGGGTTTGTGGTCACGAATAACCATGTGCAGCAGGCGTTTTCGTTATTGAGAAAAGTGCTAATTAATTAGTCGTCAATTTATGAGTGTTCAAACAGCTAATACTCAATTAATACTGAACTAGTGTAGGCGGTAAATAAGCCTGCTTATGAGGAGATTTATATGAGCCATCAACGTATTCCTAGCCATTGGAAAATCCAACGCTCAACGCCATTTTTTACCAAAGAAACGGTGCCAGCAGCATTATTGAGTCATCATAATACGGCCGCTGGTGTATTTGGGCAGTTATGCGTCATGGAAGGTGTGGTCACTTATTACGGTTTTGCCGATTCTGAGGCTACGGAACCAGAGGTCAAAGTGGTTATTCCT
This window of the Shewanella goraebulensis genome carries:
- a CDS encoding DUF1971 domain-containing protein, with the translated sequence MSHQRIPSHWKIQRSTPFFTKETVPAALLSHHNTAAGVFGQLCVMEGVVTYYGFADSEATEPEVKVVIPAGSFATSPPEYWHRIELSDDAQFNINFWSDKDKSGEKMFNAK
- the norW gene encoding NADH:flavorubredoxin reductase NorW, with product MTAPIIIIGSGFAAYQLIKNIRRQDNEVAIQVFTGDNGDEYNKPDLSHVFTKKQDADALVLQSGAAFAKQYKVSLFANTWVDDIDTQAQSIFVNGQAYPYSKLVFATGASAFVPPVLGDGAGKVLTLNSLAEYKRSQEQINSANAVLIMGGGLIGIELAMDLQASGKQVVVVEPNGRILANVAPDFVALKLEQQLLSGGVRLSLNDAVTTVQLQGYLSGSNKLNVVTKTGKQFQVDCVISAAGLRPNTQLAKQAGVDVNRGIMVNSQLMTSDSQVYALGDCAEINGKVMAYLQPIVLSANVLAKQLLGQESELKLPPMMVKVKTPSYPIQVGGQFSTDSAWKVNFNQQSVSAEAFDENDNMTGFVVTNNHVQQAFSLLRKVLIN